From a region of the Desulfurobacteriaceae bacterium genome:
- the atpB gene encoding F0F1 ATP synthase subunit A, which translates to MEHGSIIKIVGIPDHVTMTWLMMAVVLTFAYIFGKNLKKFPDKVQYVLESLTSFIVYTLEDAMGSYGRKFFPLIAGLAVFILCGNLMGLIPGLTQPTANLNTTLALAIISFLVYNYEGIKKHGFVNYIKHFAGPVTWMAPIMFPIEIVSHLSRILSLSFRLFGNMFGDEMVVLVALMLVPFFVPVAGEFIVFANSFLQTFIFCILTVVYIATAIEEHEEEHA; encoded by the coding sequence ATGGAACACGGAAGCATAATCAAGATTGTTGGAATTCCAGACCACGTAACAATGACATGGCTTATGATGGCAGTAGTGCTAACATTCGCCTACATATTCGGCAAGAACCTCAAGAAATTTCCTGACAAAGTTCAGTACGTCTTAGAGTCTCTAACATCTTTTATTGTTTATACCCTTGAAGATGCAATGGGAAGCTACGGTAGAAAGTTTTTCCCACTTATAGCAGGGCTTGCAGTATTTATCCTCTGTGGAAACCTTATGGGTCTTATCCCAGGACTTACACAACCAACTGCAAACCTAAATACAACCTTAGCATTAGCAATAATTTCATTCCTAGTTTACAACTATGAAGGTATTAAAAAACACGGTTTTGTTAACTATATTAAGCACTTTGCAGGTCCTGTCACATGGATGGCACCAATTATGTTCCCAATTGAGATAGTATCTCACCTTTCAAGAATTCTTTCTCTATCTTTCCGTTTATTTGGAAACATGTTTGGTGACGAGATGGTTGTTTTGGTAGCGTTAATGCTCGTTCCATTCTTTGTTCCTGTTGCAGGTGAGTTCATAGTATTTGCCAACAGCTTCCTACAAACGTTTATCTTCTGTATACTAACAGTTGTATACATTGCTACTGCTATAGAAGAGCATGAGGAAGAACACGCATAA
- the atpE gene encoding ATP synthase F0 subunit C, translating to MKKTSLKSLLFTLFLLVVGALPALAGEGSGESGKALILGLSAIGAGLAIGPAAGGAGAGQGQAVRGACEGMARNPQMAGKLTTTMFIGLAIIEALAIYGLVIALILLYANPLVG from the coding sequence ATGAAAAAGACTTCTCTCAAGAGCCTACTTTTCACTCTCTTCCTACTTGTAGTAGGAGCTCTTCCAGCACTTGCTGGTGAAGGAAGTGGAGAATCTGGAAAGGCTCTAATCCTTGGTCTCTCTGCTATCGGAGCTGGACTTGCTATCGGTCCTGCCGCTGGTGGAGCTGGTGCTGGACAGGGTCAAGCTGTAAGAGGTGCTTGCGAAGGAATGGCAAGAAACCCACAAATGGCCGGTAAACTCACAACAACAATGTTCATCGGTCTTGCTATTATTGAAGCTCTTGCTATCTACGGTCTCGTTATTGCACTCATCCTTCTATACGCTAACCCACTCGTTGGTTAA
- a CDS encoding AtpZ/AtpI family protein, whose translation MGKLKDYIEKTSYMMVGVQFTLAIIIGVAIGYYLDRTFDIFPFMTIFWLLIGFAAGLKNLYRELKKVSK comes from the coding sequence ATGGGTAAGCTAAAAGATTACATAGAAAAAACTTCCTATATGATGGTGGGGGTTCAGTTCACCCTCGCCATCATAATTGGCGTTGCTATAGGCTACTATCTTGATAGAACCTTTGACATCTTCCCTTTTATGACTATCTTTTGGCTACTAATTGGATTTGCAGCAGGTCTTAAAAACCTTTATAGAGAACTAAAGAAGGTTTCTAAATGA
- a CDS encoding BCAM0308 family protein, with protein sequence MGGQSYIPAGRKEYTWESDNPYYERKKYPEPTKCPECGAIFKDGRWQWPEQINGEIPKDLHETLCPACRRKRDRYPGGFLYLSGKFFEEHKEDILNTIKNVIDEVSAQRPLQRILWTKETENGIEIATTSEHLARHLGEAVNNAFKGDFKVNYSEGQKLARVFWHRD encoded by the coding sequence ATGGGAGGGCAAAGCTATATCCCAGCTGGCAGAAAAGAATATACTTGGGAAAGTGATAATCCTTACTACGAGAGAAAGAAGTATCCAGAACCAACAAAGTGTCCCGAGTGTGGAGCAATCTTTAAAGATGGAAGATGGCAGTGGCCTGAACAGATTAATGGAGAGATTCCGAAAGATTTACACGAAACTCTTTGTCCGGCGTGCAGAAGGAAAAGGGATAGATATCCGGGAGGTTTCTTATACTTAAGTGGTAAATTCTTTGAAGAACATAAAGAGGACATTTTAAATACGATTAAGAATGTGATTGATGAGGTTTCGGCCCAAAGACCTCTTCAAAGAATTTTGTGGACAAAAGAAACAGAGAATGGAATAGAGATAGCAACGACAAGTGAGCACTTGGCAAGACATTTAGGAGAGGCTGTTAATAATGCGTTCAAAGGAGATTTTAAAGTTAATTATAGTGAAGGACAGAAGTTAGCAAGAGTTTTTTGGCATAGAGATTAA